Proteins encoded in a region of the Polynucleobacter antarcticus genome:
- a CDS encoding peptidoglycan D,D-transpeptidase FtsI family protein, which yields MKHLGFSTTPNLVLRLPMWRSRVMLFLLFFVFMLLLIRAFWIQGPGNAFYEAKGVRGTQRELELPAYRGKILDRNGQIIATSLEAKSVIAYNDTVPDDLSIEKIHQLASLLQMGEPELRKKLKEERKQVFLKRQVDPEVAKQIRQLEIPGIGLNNEYRRFYPEGEAMAHVVGFTNVEDRGQEGMELSREKDLAGHPGQRRVVVDRLGRIVEELAILQLPQNGKDLQLSIDSKIQFLAYNAVKSAVEKHRAAAGGAVVLDTQTGEILALANYPSYNPNDRKKLTGEQLRNRVLTDTFEPGSTMKPLTVAIALEKGVVAPNTNMVIGAKYLIGSKPITDAHPYTNLTVSQVIQKSSNIGTAKIAMNNLTAEEMWNFYTSIGLGQAPKIGFPGAVAGTVHPYKNWVPTDQSRISFGYGISTSLFQIARSYTIFARDGELVPLTIERSPSFKPGTQIISAKTAIEMRSMMETVTEPGGTAVKAQAEGYRVGGKTGTAHKLVGKGYGNKYRAYFAGLAPISAPRIVVAVMIDEPTAGGHYGGDVAAPVFSTIVSETLRTLNVLPDSNGRQMVLQDQNPVDIQSASVKVQSVVLKR from the coding sequence ATGAAGCACCTCGGTTTTTCAACTACACCTAATTTAGTATTACGCCTACCTATGTGGCGGTCACGCGTCATGTTGTTCCTTTTATTTTTTGTTTTTATGTTGCTCTTGATTCGTGCTTTCTGGATTCAGGGTCCAGGCAATGCATTTTACGAAGCTAAAGGTGTGCGAGGAACACAGCGTGAGCTCGAGCTCCCTGCCTACCGAGGAAAAATTCTAGACCGCAATGGCCAGATCATTGCTACCAGCTTGGAAGCGAAATCAGTCATTGCGTATAACGATACTGTGCCGGATGACTTATCAATAGAGAAAATTCATCAGCTAGCTAGTTTGTTGCAAATGGGTGAGCCTGAATTACGTAAAAAGTTAAAGGAAGAGCGAAAGCAAGTTTTTCTCAAGCGCCAGGTTGATCCCGAGGTAGCAAAGCAAATTAGACAGTTAGAAATACCCGGCATTGGTTTAAATAACGAATATCGCCGCTTTTACCCAGAAGGTGAGGCAATGGCACATGTGGTTGGGTTCACAAATGTTGAAGATCGAGGTCAAGAGGGTATGGAGCTCTCGAGAGAAAAAGACTTGGCTGGACACCCAGGTCAGCGACGCGTAGTGGTCGATCGGTTAGGACGTATTGTAGAAGAATTGGCTATTTTGCAATTACCTCAAAACGGAAAAGATTTACAACTATCGATCGATAGCAAAATTCAGTTTCTTGCGTATAACGCTGTGAAGAGTGCAGTAGAGAAACATCGTGCTGCTGCTGGTGGTGCGGTAGTTTTGGATACGCAGACAGGAGAAATATTAGCCTTAGCCAATTATCCTAGTTACAACCCCAATGACCGCAAGAAGCTTACGGGTGAGCAATTACGTAATCGTGTGTTGACTGATACGTTTGAGCCTGGCTCAACGATGAAGCCTTTAACAGTTGCAATTGCATTAGAAAAAGGCGTGGTGGCACCGAATACCAATATGGTGATTGGCGCTAAATACTTAATAGGATCTAAGCCTATTACGGATGCTCATCCTTATACAAACTTAACGGTTTCTCAAGTGATTCAGAAATCAAGCAATATTGGTACTGCCAAGATTGCTATGAATAATCTGACTGCCGAAGAAATGTGGAACTTCTACACTTCCATAGGCTTAGGGCAGGCGCCAAAAATTGGCTTCCCGGGTGCTGTAGCAGGGACAGTGCACCCTTATAAAAATTGGGTGCCGACCGACCAGTCACGGATTTCATTTGGGTATGGTATTTCAACCTCACTGTTTCAGATTGCGCGTTCGTACACCATCTTTGCTCGAGACGGGGAATTAGTACCCTTGACTATAGAGCGTAGCCCAAGTTTTAAGCCAGGCACTCAAATCATTTCTGCTAAGACCGCCATTGAAATGCGCAGCATGATGGAGACGGTGACGGAGCCAGGTGGGACTGCTGTCAAAGCACAAGCTGAAGGTTACCGAGTTGGCGGTAAAACGGGGACTGCACATAAATTAGTCGGTAAGGGATACGGCAATAAATATCGCGCCTACTTTGCGGGTCTCGCCCCGATTAGTGCCCCACGTATTGTGGTCGCTGTCATGATTGATGAGCCTACTGCAGGCGGGCACTACGGAGGTGATGTGGCTGCCCCAGTATTCTCTACTATTGTCAGTGAAACATTACGCACATTAAATGTGTTACCAGATAGCAATGGAAGACAAATGGTGTTGCAGGATCAAAACCCTGTAGATATTCAGAGCGCTTCTGTCAAAGTACAGTCGGTGGTTTTAAAAAGATGA
- the rsmH gene encoding 16S rRNA (cytosine(1402)-N(4))-methyltransferase RsmH has translation MNITHRPVLLAEAVTALISGPLICNSSTSKNLLLIDGTFGRGGHTQALLDKLPSNARMISFDKDLDAIAVAQTINDQRLQIVHNSFAQMDQYAEPESVDGILLDLGISSPQVDEAHRGFSFRREGPLDMRMNTDQGLTAAAWLEQAPQEEIARVIKTYGEERFASQIAKAIVNKREEGLSPKTTLQLAALVASVVRTREVGQDPATRTFQALRIFINRELEDLELGLKAALKLLKPGARLVVISFHSLEDRIVKQFLQAHSKVEIPRGLPVREKDLPASALEVIGRTKPSDQEVQENSRARSAIMRVAEKRLGVMA, from the coding sequence ATGAACATAACTCATCGCCCAGTATTACTGGCCGAGGCGGTGACGGCGCTGATCAGTGGTCCGCTCATCTGCAATTCCAGTACATCGAAAAATTTGTTGCTCATCGATGGCACCTTTGGGCGCGGCGGTCATACGCAAGCTTTACTCGACAAACTTCCCTCCAACGCACGGATGATTTCGTTCGACAAAGATTTGGATGCCATAGCAGTTGCACAAACCATCAACGATCAACGACTGCAAATCGTACACAACAGCTTCGCACAGATGGATCAATATGCAGAGCCAGAATCAGTCGATGGCATTTTGTTAGATTTGGGGATCAGCTCTCCGCAAGTAGACGAAGCACATCGCGGTTTTTCATTTCGTCGCGAGGGCCCGCTCGATATGCGGATGAATACAGATCAAGGATTGACGGCGGCAGCATGGTTAGAGCAAGCACCTCAAGAGGAAATCGCTCGCGTGATTAAGACTTATGGTGAGGAACGCTTTGCATCCCAAATTGCTAAAGCTATTGTGAATAAGCGCGAGGAAGGCCTATCACCAAAAACAACATTGCAGTTAGCAGCTTTGGTCGCGAGTGTTGTGCGCACAAGAGAGGTAGGCCAAGATCCGGCCACAAGAACCTTTCAAGCCTTACGGATTTTTATTAATCGTGAGTTGGAAGATTTAGAGTTGGGATTAAAAGCTGCCCTCAAGTTGCTTAAACCAGGCGCACGACTAGTAGTGATTAGTTTTCACTCCTTAGAAGATCGAATTGTGAAACAGTTTTTGCAAGCGCACTCTAAGGTAGAAATACCTCGTGGTCTGCCTGTCCGTGAAAAAGATTTGCCAGCGAGTGCTCTAGAGGTGATTGGGCGTACTAAGCCTAGTGATCAGGAAGTTCAAGAAAATTCCCGCGCACGTTCTGCCATCATGCGGGTCGCTGAAAAACGCTTAGGGGTGATGGCTTGA
- the murD gene encoding UDP-N-acetylmuramoyl-L-alanine--D-glutamate ligase, whose product MHNLEHAFANPTLISDEAYTAPQKILILGLGESGFAMAKWCLRNGATVHLADTRDFEQLNARQKVWISELEFAGLKDSYFGPLLESHLKDIEVIAISPGLSPLHEPVQSFLANAQERSIDIWGEIEFFARAIAALDRMAQASEDEYKPAILAITGTNGKTTTTALTGQLCERAGKRVAVAGNISPAALDKLMSCLDAVDQISDMPEIWVLELSSFQLIYTSTFNATAATILNITQDHLDWHGDMQAYANAKANIFGKDTKCILNRDDSVVMSLLSDEQKSQRSIVTFGSGRPDEQGAFGIEHDLRAGGIDWLVWAEVDEDLEPTPKRRRKNTIVDDEPLRLKRLIPADALRIRGRHNALNALAALALARSAGLPLNILLHGLRDYHGEPHRMQSVSIVADVEYVDDSKGTNVGATVAALSGLGINQTGKRIWLIAGGEGKDQDFSPLREPALRFVKGVFLIGKDAPKIAQALGDSVACIMSETLQNAVSQAARQAQSGDIVLLSPACASFDQFTDYVARAEAFVAEVQELGMQFEGAPA is encoded by the coding sequence ATGCATAACTTAGAACACGCCTTCGCAAATCCAACCCTTATTTCAGATGAGGCATATACAGCTCCGCAAAAGATATTGATTCTGGGTTTAGGAGAATCTGGTTTTGCAATGGCTAAATGGTGTTTGCGAAATGGTGCAACAGTTCACTTGGCCGATACACGAGATTTTGAGCAGCTAAATGCTAGACAAAAAGTATGGATCAGCGAGTTAGAGTTTGCCGGACTAAAAGATAGTTATTTTGGCCCGCTACTAGAGTCTCATCTTAAAGATATCGAAGTCATTGCCATTAGTCCTGGCTTGTCTCCTTTGCATGAGCCTGTGCAGTCTTTCTTAGCGAATGCTCAAGAGCGCAGTATTGATATCTGGGGCGAAATAGAATTTTTTGCTAGAGCTATTGCTGCTTTAGATCGTATGGCACAAGCATCCGAGGATGAATATAAGCCTGCCATCTTAGCGATTACAGGGACAAATGGAAAAACCACTACTACTGCACTTACTGGGCAATTATGTGAGCGGGCAGGGAAGCGGGTTGCTGTTGCAGGAAACATTAGTCCGGCAGCTTTAGATAAATTAATGTCTTGTTTAGATGCAGTTGATCAGATTTCAGATATGCCTGAGATTTGGGTGCTTGAGTTATCTAGCTTTCAATTAATCTATACCAGCACTTTTAATGCAACAGCAGCGACCATACTTAATATTACGCAAGACCATTTAGATTGGCATGGTGACATGCAAGCTTACGCAAATGCGAAGGCCAATATTTTTGGTAAAGATACTAAGTGCATTCTAAATCGGGATGATTCTGTTGTCATGAGTCTTCTATCTGATGAGCAAAAATCTCAAAGATCGATAGTGACATTTGGCTCTGGACGACCAGATGAGCAAGGTGCTTTTGGTATTGAGCATGACTTACGTGCGGGTGGAATTGATTGGTTGGTATGGGCTGAGGTAGATGAGGATCTGGAGCCTACGCCAAAGCGTCGCCGAAAGAATACGATAGTAGACGATGAGCCATTACGTTTAAAACGCTTGATTCCGGCAGATGCGTTACGTATTCGTGGCCGTCATAATGCTTTGAATGCCCTTGCCGCTTTGGCATTAGCAAGATCTGCTGGACTACCACTCAATATATTGCTCCACGGTTTACGTGACTATCATGGCGAGCCTCATCGCATGCAAAGTGTTTCTATTGTTGCTGATGTGGAGTACGTAGATGATAGTAAAGGCACAAATGTAGGCGCAACTGTTGCTGCCTTGAGTGGCCTTGGTATCAATCAGACCGGTAAGCGGATCTGGTTGATTGCTGGTGGTGAAGGTAAAGACCAAGACTTTAGCCCTTTGCGCGAACCTGCATTACGTTTTGTGAAGGGTGTATTTTTGATTGGTAAGGATGCTCCAAAAATTGCACAGGCACTAGGTGATTCGGTGGCTTGCATTATGAGTGAGACCTTGCAAAATGCAGTAAGCCAAGCAGCTAGACAAGCGCAATCAGGTGACATCGTTTTATTATCACCAGCTTGCGCTAGTTTTGACCAATTTACCGACTATGTTGCGCGTGCTGAGGCATTCGTTGCTGAAGTGCAGGAATTAGGTATGCAGTTCGAAGGAGCGCCTGCATGA
- the coq7 gene encoding 2-polyprenyl-3-methyl-6-methoxy-1,4-benzoquinone monooxygenase — MALLDRFIIEFDTALRSIAGGAHAHRSTPGLAAHSDGLISAAEREHAAGLMRINHVGEVCAQALYQSQKLVARKPEIKQMLDHSGQEEMDHLAWCEIRLKELGSHTSYLNPIWYAGSFAIGIAAGLAGDKWSLGFVAETEKQVENHLESHLEKLPQDDSRSRAIVEQMRSDEMAHGQEAIAAGGVDLPESIKKVMQLASKVMTSTAYKI, encoded by the coding sequence ATGGCGCTACTAGACCGTTTCATTATTGAGTTTGACACTGCCCTGCGCTCGATAGCGGGTGGTGCTCACGCCCATCGAAGTACCCCAGGATTAGCAGCCCATTCAGATGGTTTAATAAGTGCCGCAGAGCGAGAACATGCCGCCGGATTAATGCGGATTAACCATGTTGGAGAAGTGTGCGCGCAGGCACTCTATCAATCCCAAAAATTAGTCGCTCGTAAGCCAGAAATTAAGCAGATGCTTGATCACTCTGGCCAAGAGGAAATGGACCATTTGGCATGGTGTGAAATACGCCTGAAAGAACTCGGTTCACATACCAGCTATCTCAATCCCATTTGGTATGCAGGATCCTTTGCAATTGGTATCGCTGCTGGCTTAGCGGGTGATAAGTGGAGTTTAGGGTTTGTAGCTGAAACCGAAAAACAGGTAGAAAATCACCTGGAAAGTCATCTAGAAAAATTGCCTCAGGACGATAGTCGTTCTCGGGCTATTGTGGAGCAAATGCGCTCGGATGAAATGGCGCATGGACAAGAGGCTATTGCTGCCGGTGGCGTAGATTTGCCGGAGTCGATTAAAAAAGTGATGCAGCTTGCATCCAAGGTCATGACCAGTACTGCCTACAAAATCTAA
- a CDS encoding UDP-N-acetylmuramoyl-L-alanyl-D-glutamate--2,6-diaminopimelate ligase: MMAIVKMESHLLISQLHALTSANARIYSDSRQINVGDIFFAYPVGHGVALRDGREYISAALAKGAAAIVFDPIDDLAHEYSEHPLCFAIENLALLAGPLCAEWYGYPGNKLNIIGVTGTNGKTSITQWLSQALDEPNHRVAVMGTLGTGFPGHLKQTGYTTPDAPRLQTQLKELQDSGAQQVVMEISSHALDQRRIAGLDIHCAVFTNLSQDHLDYHGTMAHYGEAKASLYQQPGLEHAVINFDDPFGRELATKLLARNSLEVWGYALKEETFAEYEKFGKRLKRTYIKESSLISNGYDVIFHYEELSSNRMHLPVLGDFNLSNCLAVWTILLTQGISTIDASQRMTKLRPVSGRMELIALNQTQRTAGPLVVVDYAHTPDALSKALLALRPMADQRGGKIWCVFGCGGDRDIGKRSQMGRVAQECADQIIITSDNPRSEDPESIIAMIQSGMLEGQQQVQTIFDRAAAIMAAVRHADIKDIILVAGKGHESTQEIKGKKFDFSDQAHILLAAGGSV; this comes from the coding sequence ATGATGGCAATCGTGAAAATGGAATCCCATCTCCTCATCTCTCAATTGCATGCTCTGACGTCTGCAAATGCAAGAATATACTCTGATAGTCGCCAGATTAATGTAGGAGATATTTTCTTTGCCTATCCGGTTGGCCATGGTGTGGCATTACGGGATGGTCGTGAGTATATTTCTGCTGCTTTAGCTAAGGGTGCAGCCGCTATCGTATTTGACCCCATTGACGATCTTGCACATGAATATTCAGAGCATCCACTATGTTTTGCGATTGAAAATCTTGCTTTGTTAGCGGGACCGCTTTGTGCTGAGTGGTATGGGTATCCCGGAAATAAGCTCAACATCATCGGTGTCACAGGCACCAATGGAAAAACAAGTATTACTCAGTGGCTTTCACAAGCACTTGATGAGCCCAATCATCGGGTAGCAGTAATGGGAACATTGGGTACAGGCTTCCCCGGGCATCTCAAGCAAACAGGTTATACGACACCAGATGCACCGCGCCTACAAACCCAATTAAAAGAATTGCAGGACTCTGGTGCTCAGCAAGTTGTGATGGAGATTTCTTCGCATGCCCTGGATCAAAGACGTATTGCTGGATTAGACATTCATTGCGCGGTATTCACTAATTTGAGCCAAGATCATTTAGATTATCACGGCACCATGGCTCACTATGGCGAGGCCAAAGCAAGCCTTTATCAGCAGCCAGGTCTTGAGCATGCCGTAATTAATTTTGATGATCCATTTGGGCGTGAGCTTGCCACGAAGTTGCTTGCTAGGAATAGCCTTGAGGTATGGGGATATGCGCTAAAAGAAGAAACCTTTGCTGAATATGAGAAGTTTGGAAAACGCTTAAAGCGAACTTACATTAAAGAAAGCAGTCTGATATCAAATGGCTATGACGTCATCTTTCATTATGAAGAGCTGAGTTCCAATAGGATGCATCTCCCAGTGCTAGGAGATTTTAATTTAAGTAACTGCTTAGCGGTATGGACCATATTACTGACGCAAGGTATCAGTACGATCGATGCGAGCCAGCGAATGACAAAGTTACGTCCTGTGTCAGGTCGCATGGAACTCATTGCGCTCAATCAAACCCAAAGAACCGCAGGACCCTTAGTGGTAGTGGACTACGCACACACACCTGATGCACTCAGTAAGGCACTGCTTGCTTTACGCCCAATGGCCGATCAACGCGGTGGAAAGATTTGGTGTGTTTTTGGTTGTGGTGGCGATCGAGATATTGGTAAGCGTTCACAAATGGGACGCGTAGCACAAGAATGTGCTGATCAAATCATTATCACTAGCGATAATCCAAGATCTGAAGACCCTGAGTCTATTATTGCCATGATTCAATCTGGAATGCTAGAGGGCCAGCAGCAGGTTCAGACGATTTTTGATCGAGCGGCAGCCATTATGGCTGCAGTGCGCCATGCTGATATTAAAGACATCATCTTAGTTGCTGGTAAAGGACACGAGTCTACTCAAGAAATCAAAGGTAAGAAATTTGACTTCTCAGATCAAGCACATATTCTTTTAGCTGCAGGAGGGAGTGTATGA
- the mraY gene encoding phospho-N-acetylmuramoyl-pentapeptide-transferase, which yields MLLMLAQWLQDDFGFFRVFNYITFRAVMATVTALLIGLAAGPWVIRKLTALKMGQAVRTDGPQTHLVKSGTPTMGGVLILIGIFISCMLWADLTNRFVWIVMIVTFGFGLIGWVDDYRKVAHKDPKGMASREKFFWQTVIGLFAAIYLAFSVSEVNNMKVLQLFIDWLKSGFASDLPAKSNLLIPFMKEVSYPLGVMGFIILSYLVIVGSSNAVNLTDGLDGLVIMPVILVGAALGAFAYVMGNAIYAKYLLFPFIPGAGELMIFCGAMGGAGLAFLWYNTHPAQVFMGDVGALALGGALGTIAIIVRQEIVLFVMGGIFVAETCSVMLQVFWFKFTKKRFGEGRRIFKMAPLHHHFELSGWRETQVVVRFWIITILLVLIGLSSLKLR from the coding sequence ATGCTTTTAATGTTAGCCCAGTGGCTTCAAGATGACTTTGGTTTTTTCCGCGTCTTTAACTACATCACCTTCAGAGCAGTGATGGCGACAGTAACAGCCCTCTTAATTGGTTTAGCAGCGGGCCCTTGGGTTATTCGGAAGCTGACTGCATTAAAGATGGGTCAAGCAGTGCGTACCGACGGTCCTCAAACACACTTGGTTAAATCAGGAACACCAACAATGGGTGGTGTATTAATTCTGATCGGTATCTTTATTTCTTGCATGCTGTGGGCTGACCTCACGAATCGTTTTGTTTGGATCGTAATGATTGTAACTTTTGGATTTGGTTTAATAGGTTGGGTGGATGATTATCGGAAGGTCGCTCATAAGGACCCCAAAGGAATGGCTTCGAGAGAAAAATTTTTTTGGCAAACGGTCATTGGATTATTTGCTGCAATTTATCTCGCATTTTCAGTGTCTGAGGTGAATAACATGAAAGTGCTGCAGTTATTTATTGATTGGCTCAAGAGTGGCTTCGCTTCAGATCTTCCGGCTAAGTCAAACCTCCTCATTCCCTTCATGAAGGAAGTCAGTTATCCCTTGGGTGTGATGGGATTCATTATTTTGAGTTATTTGGTAATTGTTGGTAGTAGTAATGCAGTGAACCTCACAGATGGACTTGATGGCCTAGTCATCATGCCGGTCATTTTAGTTGGTGCCGCTTTAGGTGCATTTGCTTACGTGATGGGTAATGCGATTTACGCAAAGTATCTACTCTTTCCTTTTATTCCAGGCGCTGGGGAGCTGATGATTTTCTGTGGCGCAATGGGGGGTGCTGGGTTGGCATTCCTTTGGTATAACACGCATCCTGCCCAAGTATTTATGGGTGATGTGGGTGCACTTGCCTTAGGTGGTGCGCTCGGAACTATAGCCATTATTGTTCGCCAAGAAATCGTACTGTTTGTCATGGGTGGAATTTTTGTCGCTGAAACATGCTCAGTGATGCTACAAGTATTTTGGTTCAAATTCACTAAAAAACGTTTTGGAGAGGGCCGCCGTATTTTTAAAATGGCGCCACTACATCACCATTTTGAATTAAGTGGTTGGCGTGAAACACAAGTTGTCGTTCGTTTCTGGATCATCACCATTTTATTAGTCCTCATTGGCCTCTCTAGCCTGAAACTACGATAA
- the ftsL gene encoding cell division protein FtsL: protein MNRATLTLLALLLICALSLVTAQQRARKLFVSLDRAQIQERKLNQDWLRLEYEQRNLSKSARIRDVARNQLQMIPITPERTLYLKETR, encoded by the coding sequence TTGAATCGTGCCACGCTGACCTTACTTGCTTTATTGCTAATTTGCGCACTTTCGCTAGTGACTGCGCAGCAGCGCGCACGTAAATTATTTGTGTCCTTAGATCGGGCTCAAATTCAAGAGCGTAAGCTCAATCAAGACTGGTTACGTTTGGAATATGAGCAACGCAATTTATCTAAGTCTGCCAGGATTCGGGATGTTGCTCGAAATCAGCTACAAATGATCCCCATTACACCAGAGCGTACGCTTTATCTCAAGGAGACGAGATGA
- the mraZ gene encoding division/cell wall cluster transcriptional repressor MraZ, which produces MFQGASALNLDAKGRMSVPAKHRDALLVQGEGRITLTKHPDGCLLLFPRPEWETFRTRVAQLPMDAHWWRRIFLGNAAEIDLDGAGRILVSPELRAAAGIEKEVMLLGMGSHLELWDASTYAAKEQAAIAQGMPEALKQFNF; this is translated from the coding sequence GTGTTTCAAGGTGCGTCAGCTCTCAATTTGGATGCAAAAGGCCGTATGTCTGTGCCGGCTAAGCATCGCGACGCCTTGTTAGTTCAAGGCGAGGGGCGCATCACGCTGACAAAACACCCTGATGGATGCCTTCTTTTATTTCCTCGCCCTGAGTGGGAAACTTTTCGCACTCGGGTAGCGCAATTGCCTATGGATGCCCATTGGTGGCGTCGAATTTTTCTTGGCAATGCTGCAGAGATCGATTTGGACGGTGCTGGAAGAATTTTAGTGAGTCCAGAATTACGCGCAGCTGCAGGTATTGAAAAAGAAGTCATGCTACTTGGGATGGGCAGTCATCTGGAGTTGTGGGATGCAAGCACGTATGCCGCCAAAGAGCAGGCTGCGATTGCGCAAGGCATGCCCGAAGCTCTGAAGCAATTTAATTTTTGA
- a CDS encoding UDP-N-acetylmuramoyl-tripeptide--D-alanyl-D-alanine ligase translates to MSQPMTTLAQVHAMLPDSQLVHITDQSAQSVLISCVGSDSRQIEAGELFVALSGERFDAHDFLGEISTADVGAALISNKEKCPKNIAAVYVKDTKKGLGELAKAWRSQFSIPVVVVTGSNGKTTVKEMIACIFQVAVGEEHTLVTQGNLNNDIGLPLSLLRMRSSDRLAVIELGMNHPGETANLVAIAQPTIALINNAQREHQEFMLTVEAVAKEHADVLRALPDNGIAVFPADSEFCGIWHQAAQGRQVIDFVLSTSNKLVKAAVTGHILENGALDIQTEQGNIEVQLNTLGEHNIKNALAATAVALGAQLSLGTIKQGLESFQPVKGRMQVKHLTAHCRLIDDSYNANPDSVRAAIDALKQAGNTAWLILGDMGEVGDQGLAFHQELGAYAAEQGIAKLFVLGEQCQFAVQSFNQVRQDRSLPSDAVHFLDIEHLLSGVSSALEDRAVGTQTPIDILVKGSRFMCMERVVQALLEEPKTCF, encoded by the coding sequence ATGAGTCAGCCTATGACGACACTTGCTCAGGTGCATGCCATGCTTCCGGATAGCCAGCTAGTCCACATCACTGATCAATCTGCGCAATCGGTACTTATTTCTTGTGTAGGAAGTGATAGTCGCCAAATTGAAGCGGGTGAGTTATTTGTAGCCTTATCTGGTGAACGCTTTGATGCGCATGATTTCTTAGGTGAGATATCTACTGCAGACGTAGGCGCTGCATTAATTAGTAACAAAGAGAAGTGCCCTAAAAATATCGCAGCGGTTTATGTCAAAGATACAAAAAAAGGCTTAGGTGAATTAGCTAAAGCCTGGCGTTCACAGTTTTCGATCCCAGTGGTTGTAGTCACTGGCTCTAATGGTAAGACCACTGTTAAAGAAATGATTGCTTGTATCTTTCAGGTAGCAGTTGGTGAAGAGCACACTTTAGTGACTCAAGGTAACTTAAATAATGATATTGGTTTACCACTCTCATTATTGCGTATGCGCTCGAGTGATCGTCTAGCAGTTATTGAGCTCGGGATGAACCATCCTGGCGAAACGGCTAATTTAGTAGCGATTGCCCAGCCAACGATTGCACTCATAAATAATGCACAACGTGAGCATCAAGAATTTATGTTGACTGTAGAGGCGGTCGCAAAAGAACATGCGGATGTACTACGTGCTCTTCCTGATAATGGCATTGCTGTCTTTCCTGCAGATTCCGAATTTTGTGGCATTTGGCACCAAGCTGCTCAAGGTCGTCAGGTCATTGATTTTGTTTTGTCTACGAGTAATAAGTTAGTGAAGGCAGCGGTTACTGGACATATTCTGGAAAATGGAGCGCTAGATATTCAGACTGAACAAGGCAACATTGAAGTTCAACTCAATACATTAGGCGAGCACAATATTAAAAATGCATTAGCAGCGACCGCGGTTGCGCTAGGTGCTCAGTTAAGTCTTGGTACTATCAAACAAGGCCTTGAATCATTTCAGCCTGTAAAAGGCCGGATGCAAGTAAAACATCTAACGGCCCATTGTCGCTTGATCGATGATAGCTATAACGCAAATCCTGATTCTGTTAGGGCTGCAATTGACGCATTGAAGCAGGCAGGGAATACTGCTTGGTTAATACTCGGTGATATGGGCGAAGTAGGTGATCAGGGCCTTGCTTTTCATCAAGAGCTCGGTGCATATGCTGCTGAGCAAGGAATTGCCAAACTCTTTGTACTTGGCGAGCAATGCCAATTTGCTGTCCAGAGTTTTAATCAAGTGAGGCAAGACCGCTCCCTCCCCTCTGATGCCGTTCATTTCCTGGATATAGAGCATTTACTTTCAGGGGTCAGTAGTGCTTTAGAGGATCGCGCCGTAGGCACTCAGACTCCGATTGATATTTTGGTTAAGGGATCTCGATTTATGTGTATGGAGCGTGTTGTTCAGGCCTTATTAGAGGAGCCTAAAACATGCTTTTAA